A window of the Cynocephalus volans isolate mCynVol1 chromosome 10, mCynVol1.pri, whole genome shotgun sequence genome harbors these coding sequences:
- the YPEL2 gene encoding protein yippee-like 2 isoform X1, whose protein sequence is MENAMSFQGSQGRAYLFNSVVNVGCGPAEERVLLTGLHAVADIYCENCKTTLGWKYEHAFESSQKYKEGKYIIELAHMIKDNGWD, encoded by the exons ATGGAAAATGCTATG TCGTTCCAAGGAAGTCAAGGACGAGCATACCTCTTTAACTCAGT AGTTAACGTGGGCTGTGGGCCTGCAGAAGAGCGAGTGTTGCTAACAGGACTGCATGCAGTCGCAGACATTTACTGTGAAAACTGTAAAACCACGCTGGGCTGGAAATAT GAACATGCTTTTGAAAGCAGCCAGAAATATAAAGAAGGCAAATACATCATTGAACTAGCACACATGATCAAGGACAATGGCTGGGACTGA